In Pseudomonas fakonensis, one DNA window encodes the following:
- a CDS encoding disulfide bond formation protein B produces MNELSSRLNRERRFLVLLGVICLALIGGALYMQVVLGEAPCPLCILQRYALLFIAIFAFLAAAMPGRRSLTVFEVLVVLSAVGGIVAAGNHVYILANPMVSCGIDTLQPIVDDLPLAKLWPLAFQVDGFCSTPYPPILGLSLAQWALVAFVLTAVLVPLGIYRNRRGG; encoded by the coding sequence ATGAACGAACTCTCATCGCGCCTTAACCGCGAGCGGCGCTTCCTGGTGCTGCTGGGCGTGATCTGCCTGGCGCTGATCGGCGGCGCACTTTACATGCAGGTGGTCCTCGGCGAGGCGCCATGCCCGCTGTGCATCCTGCAGCGTTACGCCTTGCTGTTCATCGCGATCTTCGCCTTCCTTGCCGCGGCCATGCCGGGACGGCGCAGCCTGACCGTCTTCGAAGTGCTGGTGGTACTGAGCGCGGTGGGCGGAATCGTTGCGGCCGGCAACCATGTGTATATACTCGCCAACCCGATGGTCAGCTGCGGCATCGACACCCTGCAACCGATCGTCGACGACCTGCCCCTGGCCAAGCTGTGGCCGCTGGCGTTCCAGGTCGACGGCTTCTGCTCCACCCCCTACCCGCCGATCCTCGGTCTGTCGCTCGCCCAATGGGCCTTGGTGGCCTTCGTCCT
- the hmpA gene encoding NO-inducible flavohemoprotein, which translates to MLNAEQRAIIKATVPLLESGGEALTTHFYKMMLSEYPEVRPLFNQAHQASGDQPRALANGVLMYARHIDQLEQLGGLVGQIINKHVALQILPEHYPIVGKCLLRAIEEVLGKEIATPEVIAAWAGAYGQLADILIGAEENLYQQKEQAVGGWRGTREFRLVRREQESREIVSFYLAPVDGKPVLKAEPGQYIGLKLDIDGAEQRRNYSLSALCDGEQYRISVKREAGGKVSNYLHDELMVGDTLQLFPPAGDFTLAASDKPLVLISGGVGITPTLAMLEAALKTERPVHFIHCARDGAVHAFRDWVDDLAARHPQLKRFYCYAEDPANQADAVGLLSQDLLAEWLPRERDVDAYFLGPKGFMAAIKRQLKAIGVPQGQSRYEFFGPAAALE; encoded by the coding sequence ATGCTCAATGCCGAACAACGTGCAATCATCAAAGCCACCGTGCCCCTGCTGGAAAGCGGCGGCGAGGCACTGACCACCCACTTCTACAAGATGATGCTCAGCGAGTACCCCGAGGTACGCCCGCTGTTCAACCAGGCCCACCAGGCCAGCGGCGACCAGCCGCGCGCGCTGGCCAACGGCGTGCTGATGTACGCCCGGCACATCGACCAGTTGGAGCAGCTCGGCGGTCTGGTCGGGCAGATCATCAACAAGCACGTGGCCCTGCAGATTCTCCCCGAGCACTATCCGATCGTCGGCAAGTGCCTGCTGCGCGCCATCGAGGAAGTGCTGGGCAAGGAAATCGCCACCCCCGAAGTGATCGCGGCCTGGGCTGGCGCCTACGGCCAACTGGCCGACATCCTCATCGGCGCCGAAGAGAACCTGTACCAGCAGAAGGAACAAGCGGTCGGCGGCTGGCGCGGTACCCGCGAATTCCGCTTGGTGCGCCGCGAGCAGGAAAGCCGCGAGATCGTCTCGTTCTACCTTGCCCCGGTGGACGGCAAACCGGTGCTCAAGGCCGAACCCGGCCAGTACATCGGCCTGAAGCTGGACATCGATGGCGCCGAGCAGCGCCGCAACTATTCGCTGTCGGCTCTGTGCGATGGCGAGCAGTACCGCATCAGCGTCAAGCGTGAGGCCGGCGGCAAGGTCTCCAACTATCTGCATGACGAACTGATGGTGGGCGACACCCTGCAACTGTTCCCGCCGGCCGGCGACTTCACCCTGGCCGCCAGCGACAAGCCGCTGGTGCTGATCAGTGGCGGCGTGGGCATTACCCCGACCCTGGCCATGCTCGAAGCCGCGCTCAAGACCGAGCGCCCGGTGCACTTCATTCACTGCGCGCGCGACGGTGCGGTGCATGCGTTCCGCGACTGGGTCGATGACCTGGCGGCGCGTCACCCGCAGCTCAAGCGCTTTTACTGCTACGCCGAAGACCCGGCCAACCAGGCCGATGCCGTGGGCCTGCTGAGCCAGGACCTGCTGGCCGAGTGGCTGCCGCGCGAGCGTGACGTGGATGCCTACTTCCTTGGGCCGAAGGGCTTCATGGCTGCGATCAAGCGCCAGCTCAAGGCGATTGGTGTGCCGCAAGGGCAGAGCCGCTACGAGTTCTTCGGGCCGGCGGCAGCGTTGGAGTGA
- the norR gene encoding nitric oxide reductase transcriptional regulator NorR: protein MTAKPLLTALLPLVSDLSCDLPDQERYRRLLQAMRGLLPCDAAALLRLDGEWLVPLAVDGLSADTLGRRFRVSEHPRFQVLLGNPEPTRFPSDSPLPDPYDGLVNAEHVDLEVHDCMGCPLMVDEQPWGLLTLDALTPGQFQSLELDALQAFASLAAATVTVAERIEHLALRAEDEHQRAEVYRQASGQDRELIGQSKAHKHLVEEIRLVGGSDLTVLITGETGVGKELVAQALHRASQRADKPLISLNCAALPDTLVESELFGHVRGAFTGAHGERRGKFELANGGTLFLDEVGELPLAVQAKLLRVLQSGQLQRLGSDREHQVDVRLIAATNRDLAEEVRSGQFRADFYHRLSVYPLQVPPLRERGRDVLLLAGYFLEQNRSRLGLGSLRLSAEAQQALLAYQWPGNVRELEHLIGRSALKALGQHGQRPKILTLEAADLDVRSVVPAATVAAPPVQANLTLPEGGLREAVDEYQRQVVEECLKRHGDNWAAAARELGLDRANLSRLAKRLGLR, encoded by the coding sequence ATGACTGCAAAACCCCTGCTCACCGCCCTGCTCCCCCTGGTCAGCGACCTGTCCTGCGACCTGCCCGACCAGGAGCGCTACCGCCGCCTGTTGCAAGCCATGCGCGGCCTGCTGCCTTGCGATGCCGCGGCATTGCTGCGCCTGGACGGCGAATGGCTGGTGCCGCTGGCGGTGGACGGATTGTCGGCGGACACCCTCGGCCGGCGCTTCCGGGTCAGCGAGCACCCACGCTTCCAGGTGCTGCTGGGCAACCCCGAACCCACCCGTTTCCCCAGCGACAGCCCGTTGCCCGACCCCTACGACGGTTTGGTCAATGCCGAGCACGTCGACCTGGAGGTACACGACTGCATGGGCTGCCCGTTGATGGTCGACGAGCAGCCCTGGGGCCTGCTGACCCTCGATGCACTCACCCCCGGGCAGTTCCAGAGCCTGGAGCTGGATGCCCTGCAAGCCTTCGCCAGCCTGGCCGCTGCCACCGTGACCGTGGCCGAGCGCATCGAGCACCTGGCCCTGCGCGCCGAGGACGAGCACCAGCGCGCCGAGGTGTACCGCCAGGCCAGCGGCCAGGACCGCGAGTTGATCGGCCAGAGCAAGGCGCACAAGCACCTGGTGGAAGAGATCCGCCTGGTCGGCGGCAGCGACCTGACCGTGCTGATCACCGGCGAGACCGGTGTGGGCAAGGAGCTGGTGGCCCAGGCCCTGCACCGCGCCAGCCAGCGCGCCGACAAGCCGCTGATCAGCCTGAACTGCGCCGCGCTGCCCGACACCCTGGTTGAGAGCGAGCTGTTCGGCCATGTGCGCGGCGCCTTCACCGGCGCCCATGGCGAGCGGCGCGGCAAGTTCGAGCTGGCCAATGGCGGTACCTTGTTCCTCGACGAAGTCGGCGAGCTGCCGCTGGCGGTGCAGGCCAAGCTGCTGCGAGTTCTGCAAAGCGGGCAGTTGCAGCGCCTGGGCTCGGACCGTGAACACCAGGTGGACGTGCGCCTGATCGCCGCCACCAACCGCGACCTGGCCGAAGAGGTGCGCAGCGGCCAGTTTCGCGCCGACTTCTATCACCGCCTGAGCGTGTACCCCCTGCAAGTGCCGCCGCTGCGCGAACGGGGCCGTGACGTGCTGTTGCTGGCGGGCTACTTTCTGGAGCAAAACCGCTCGCGCCTGGGCCTGGGCAGCTTGCGGCTGTCTGCCGAGGCCCAGCAGGCGCTGCTGGCCTACCAGTGGCCTGGCAACGTGCGCGAACTGGAGCACCTGATCGGGCGCTCGGCGCTGAAAGCGCTGGGGCAGCATGGGCAGCGACCGAAGATTCTTACCCTTGAAGCAGCCGACCTGGACGTGCGCAGTGTCGTGCCGGCTGCAACCGTGGCCGCCCCGCCCGTGCAAGCTAACCTGACGTTGCCCGAAGGCGGGTTGCGTGAGGCCGTGGATGAGTACCAGCGCCAAGTGGTTGAAGAATGCCTGAAGCGCCATGGCGACAATTGGGCAGCCGCCGCCCGGGAGCTGGGGCTGGACCGGGCGAACCTGAGCCGGTTGGCCAAGCGCTTGGGGCTGCGCTGA
- a CDS encoding chemotaxis protein: MATQNARADSLSLLLFTLRSGKLMAINLLKVSEIIPCPPLTKLPEAHPHVKGVATLRGNSLSVIDLSRAIGEMPLADPDGGCLIVTEISRSRQGLHVQAVSRIVHCLSTDIKPPPFGSGNRSFITGVTRVDNTLVQVLDIEKVIHGIAPPQPEPHPGEVGEEDASLLAAANILVVDDSQVALQQSVHTLRNLGIECHTARSAKDAINVLLELQGTEREINIIVSDIEMSEMDGFAFTRTLRETPDFQHLYILLHTSLDSAMSGNKAKEAGANAILTKFSSPELTDCLVVAARAVVFAER; this comes from the coding sequence ATGGCCACGCAAAACGCCCGCGCGGACTCGCTGTCCCTGCTGCTGTTCACCCTGCGCAGCGGCAAGCTGATGGCAATCAACCTGCTCAAGGTCAGCGAAATCATCCCCTGCCCGCCGCTGACCAAGCTGCCCGAGGCGCACCCGCACGTCAAAGGCGTGGCCACCCTGCGCGGCAACTCGCTGTCGGTCATCGACCTGTCCCGCGCCATCGGTGAAATGCCCCTGGCCGACCCCGACGGCGGCTGCCTGATCGTCACCGAGATCAGCCGCTCGCGCCAGGGCCTGCACGTGCAGGCGGTGAGCCGCATCGTGCATTGCCTGAGCACCGACATCAAACCGCCACCGTTCGGCTCGGGCAACCGCTCGTTCATCACTGGCGTAACGCGGGTCGACAACACCCTGGTGCAGGTACTGGACATCGAAAAGGTCATCCACGGCATCGCCCCGCCACAGCCCGAGCCGCACCCCGGCGAGGTTGGCGAAGAGGACGCAAGCCTGCTGGCTGCAGCCAACATTCTGGTGGTGGACGACAGCCAGGTGGCGCTGCAACAGTCGGTGCACACCCTGCGCAACCTGGGCATCGAGTGCCACACCGCGCGCAGTGCCAAGGATGCGATCAACGTGTTGCTGGAGCTGCAAGGCACCGAGCGGGAGATCAACATCATCGTCTCGGACATCGAAATGTCCGAAATGGACGGCTTCGCCTTTACCCGCACCCTGCGCGAAACCCCGGACTTTCAGCACCTCTATATTTTGCTGCACACCTCGCTGGACAGCGCCATGAGCGGCAACAAGGCCAAAGAGGCCGGGGCCAACGCCATCCTCACCAAGTTCAGCTCGCCAGAGCTGACCGACTGCCTGGTGGTGGCGGCCCGCGCTGTGGTGTTTGCCGAGCGCTGA
- a CDS encoding YkgJ family cysteine cluster protein, with protein MSDSIRFACTGCGKCCTGHHVPLTLAEAGQWARAGGQVIVLVEGFMADGLGMPPEQRDHVLRRSHPVPCGTGELRVSVTFAAFNPGRCRNLDADDLCTIYESRPLVCRIYPAEINPHLPLRPEGKDCPAEAWEQGPELIHGGLLQDAELRGLIEASRQADREDIANKVAICQALGITTSALKGNGFTAWLPDMGAFASALEAVSVDNPAQWQVHVVDGELAGSLQGHGLQTTAQTPVYYAFIGF; from the coding sequence GTGAGCGACAGCATCCGTTTTGCCTGTACCGGCTGCGGCAAGTGCTGCACCGGCCACCATGTCCCCCTGACCCTCGCCGAAGCGGGCCAATGGGCGCGCGCCGGGGGCCAGGTGATCGTGCTGGTCGAAGGCTTCATGGCCGATGGCCTGGGCATGCCGCCGGAGCAGCGCGATCACGTGCTGCGCCGCTCCCACCCGGTGCCCTGCGGTACCGGCGAGCTGCGCGTGTCGGTGACCTTCGCCGCCTTCAACCCGGGGCGCTGCCGCAACCTGGACGCCGACGACCTGTGCACCATCTATGAAAGCCGCCCGCTGGTGTGCCGCATCTACCCGGCCGAAATCAACCCGCACCTGCCGCTGCGCCCCGAGGGCAAGGACTGCCCGGCCGAGGCCTGGGAGCAAGGGCCTGAACTGATCCATGGCGGGCTGTTGCAGGATGCCGAGCTGCGCGGGCTGATCGAGGCCTCGCGCCAGGCCGACCGTGAGGATATCGCCAACAAGGTCGCCATCTGCCAGGCCCTGGGGATCACCACCAGCGCGCTGAAGGGCAACGGATTTACCGCCTGGCTGCCGGACATGGGGGCGTTTGCATCGGCGTTGGAGGCAGTGTCTGTGGATAACCCTGCGCAGTGGCAGGTGCATGTGGTGGATGGCGAGCTGGCCGGCAGCCTGCAAGGTCATGGCTTGCAGACGACTGCCCAAACCCCGGTGTATTACGCCTTCATCGGCTTCTGA
- a CDS encoding fimbrial protein, with the protein MLEFGFSAGTLSVAQCGLPGSPSKQVRVPLGTWQVEQFKGQGSFTDARDFVISLADCVGGSVPGNFPTAYLRLDPRNGSPVVDALRGIIGLNADSDASGVGVQVLQRDQTPIRLSEELPIVQLTDGDFDMPFSARYIQLGSRAPTAGVANASLSFTLTYK; encoded by the coding sequence GTGCTGGAGTTCGGGTTTTCTGCCGGCACGCTGAGCGTTGCGCAGTGCGGTTTGCCGGGCTCGCCCTCGAAGCAGGTTCGGGTGCCGCTGGGCACCTGGCAGGTTGAGCAGTTCAAGGGGCAGGGCAGCTTTACCGACGCCCGGGACTTCGTCATCTCCTTGGCTGATTGCGTCGGTGGCTCGGTACCAGGCAACTTCCCGACCGCCTACCTGCGGCTGGACCCGCGCAATGGCTCACCGGTGGTGGATGCCCTGCGCGGGATCATCGGGCTGAATGCCGACTCCGACGCAAGCGGGGTGGGCGTTCAGGTATTGCAGCGGGACCAGACCCCCATTCGGCTCTCCGAGGAGTTGCCTATCGTCCAACTCACCGACGGCGACTTCGATATGCCGTTTTCTGCCCGCTACATCCAGTTGGGCAGTCGCGCGCCCACGGCTGGCGTGGCCAACGCCTCGCTGAGCTTCACCCTGACCTACAAATGA
- a CDS encoding fimbrial protein, with amino-acid sequence MAVRKTIAAVGLCLPLQVLACDFPAGFFFRQEVNPGDLFVGRDAPIGSEIRPLRSDQVAFSSNYIRCALGTRFDVDSPMPKLFNSSLVPPGEVILQTRIPGIGVVVSAHILAISGAPEMWTVVPGLGAMGFGVPHHLTLTGERVTSLIKMTHLRYRIIKTGPIDPGMGPQSLAGHTLAEFNHHTAGKVLEMVFTGGSINIALCGLPSAPGTQISVPMGTWNTKQFSSEGSVTEHSPFSIPLRDCQAGTLSINPNFASLRLDPRNGSSVLDAQRGILGLNSDSDATGVGVQVLKADLSPMPLTEEVQMIRMQNGDIQIPMAARYIQIGKDAPVGGVANASVGFTLTYK; translated from the coding sequence ATGGCAGTACGCAAGACGATAGCGGCGGTTGGGCTGTGTCTGCCCCTGCAGGTACTGGCCTGCGATTTTCCGGCTGGATTCTTCTTTCGTCAGGAGGTGAACCCCGGCGATCTGTTCGTCGGGCGGGATGCGCCGATTGGCAGCGAGATCAGGCCATTGCGTTCCGATCAGGTGGCTTTTTCAAGTAACTACATACGTTGCGCACTCGGCACGCGCTTCGATGTGGACTCACCCATGCCGAAACTCTTCAATTCATCCCTGGTGCCACCCGGTGAGGTCATCCTGCAAACCCGGATACCGGGCATCGGTGTCGTGGTCTCGGCCCATATCCTGGCGATTTCTGGTGCTCCCGAAATGTGGACGGTAGTGCCTGGGCTCGGGGCTATGGGGTTCGGTGTGCCCCACCATCTGACGCTGACCGGCGAGAGAGTCACGTCGTTGATCAAAATGACCCACTTGAGGTATCGCATCATCAAGACCGGCCCCATCGACCCTGGCATGGGGCCGCAATCCCTGGCGGGTCATACCCTGGCCGAGTTCAATCACCACACTGCTGGCAAAGTGCTGGAGATGGTGTTTACTGGCGGCTCGATCAATATCGCCCTGTGCGGTTTGCCGAGCGCCCCTGGCACCCAGATCAGCGTGCCTATGGGTACCTGGAACACCAAGCAGTTCAGCAGTGAAGGGAGTGTCACCGAGCACAGTCCATTCAGTATCCCGCTGCGGGACTGCCAGGCGGGGACGCTGTCGATCAATCCGAACTTTGCCAGTTTGCGCCTGGACCCACGCAATGGCTCCAGCGTGCTGGATGCCCAGCGCGGCATTCTCGGACTCAATAGTGATTCTGACGCCACCGGTGTCGGTGTGCAGGTGCTAAAGGCTGACCTGTCGCCAATGCCGTTGACCGAAGAAGTGCAGATGATCCGTATGCAAAACGGCGACATCCAGATACCCATGGCAGCTCGATACATTCAGATTGGCAAGGATGCCCCCGTCGGTGGCGTGGCCAATGCATCGGTAGGGTTCACCCTGACCTACAAATGA
- a CDS encoding fimbrial protein, whose product MRSYYKRMVRCGLAVLLWGPLNAWACNFPAGFLFRQEVHPGDLYVGRDVPEGAVIKAWTFESARFNPTHIGCPVGSFFTVGTPLAKIVNSPLVPPGEVILQSRIPGIGIVVSAHMTGGSFLDHWSFVPAQGYQGFGVPHSVTFVGTPTDPRNANIISTRLYYRIIKIGPIEPDMGPQPLAGHTLAEFNHAGSGKVLEMVLASGSINVAMCGLPGAPGTQVTVPMGAWRTNQFSGEGSYTDAKAFIVPLQACQGGSLPGNQQFAHLRLDPRNGSSVLDAQRGLLGLNSDSDAKGVAVQVLKADLTPMPLTQEVQMVRMQNGDIQIPMGARYIQTGKDAPVGGVANASVGFTLTYK is encoded by the coding sequence ATGCGAAGTTATTACAAACGGATGGTTCGGTGCGGGCTGGCAGTCTTGTTGTGGGGACCGCTCAATGCATGGGCCTGTAATTTTCCGGCAGGTTTCCTGTTTCGCCAGGAGGTACACCCCGGCGATCTCTATGTGGGGCGGGATGTACCTGAGGGTGCGGTAATCAAGGCCTGGACCTTTGAAAGCGCGCGGTTCAATCCAACGCATATCGGTTGCCCTGTCGGCTCATTTTTTACCGTTGGCACGCCCCTGGCCAAAATTGTCAATTCACCCCTGGTGCCACCTGGCGAGGTCATCTTGCAAAGTCGCATTCCGGGCATTGGCATCGTGGTGTCTGCACACATGACCGGAGGCAGCTTCCTCGATCACTGGTCGTTCGTACCTGCGCAGGGTTATCAAGGCTTCGGTGTTCCTCACTCGGTGACTTTTGTCGGTACCCCGACCGACCCGCGCAATGCCAACATCATTTCTACGCGCCTGTACTATCGAATCATCAAGATTGGGCCGATTGAACCTGACATGGGGCCTCAGCCGCTGGCCGGGCATACCCTGGCCGAGTTCAACCACGCTGGCAGCGGCAAGGTGCTGGAGATGGTGCTCGCCAGTGGCTCGATAAACGTGGCCATGTGTGGACTGCCTGGTGCCCCGGGCACCCAGGTCACGGTACCCATGGGGGCATGGCGTACCAACCAGTTCAGTGGCGAGGGCAGCTACACCGATGCAAAGGCTTTCATCGTGCCGCTGCAGGCCTGCCAGGGTGGCTCTTTGCCAGGTAATCAGCAATTCGCCCATCTGCGCCTGGACCCACGTAACGGTTCCAGCGTGCTGGATGCTCAACGTGGCCTGCTTGGGCTGAACAGTGACTCCGATGCCAAGGGGGTGGCTGTTCAAGTGCTCAAGGCCGACCTTACACCGATGCCGCTCACTCAGGAGGTGCAGATGGTGCGTATGCAGAACGGCGACATCCAGATCCCCATGGGCGCCCGCTATATCCAGACCGGCAAGGATGCCCCCGTGGGTGGTGTGGCCAATGCCTCGGTGGGATTCACCCTGACTTACAAGTGA
- a CDS encoding fimbria/pilus outer membrane usher protein codes for MPNSSCRRLSACGPTLLACVFGAGLPVAQAAMFDSSFMQPFGGGSAGPNLDLEAIAHNAQVPPGLHQVTIRLNQSFYDRRELRFDDAGNGEVRACLSPAMLEAMGVKLAAFIDQRELDTLECVDLQQAVEGALVTFDPAYLALDISVPQVALRRDAAGYVAPEEWDAGINAGLLNYQFTGSQGYTAGQGDHNQFSLYLNGGLNLAGWRLRSNGSYTQDQNNRRQWQRSTSYAQTDLPGSLGTFTLGESFTAGDVFDSLPFRGVQLASDIGMLPDSMQGYAPVIRGVAETRARVEVRHNGYSLYTTYVPPGPFEINDLNASSGSGDLEVIITEADGRERRFTQPYATLGNLLRENTWRYGLTFGEYNAADENGNRPGLAQATLAYGLPYDYTLSGGLLGNDFYRATQLGLGKNLGSLGAISLDVTQARTEGRDGRTDQGRSYGIRYGKAFATGTSVRFAGYRYSTEGYRDFSEAVWQHQGDDFNRMTKRSRVQASINQNFGSTSLYLNLSQQDYWNTSRRERQLQLGVNTVHRGVSYGLYASKSLVDSYGQSSFISFNVSIPLGGGSSGTLALTRNNDGSYDQRAGYRGRSGHLNYAVDASHAERSGGSGSASLNYLAPFAQLGAGVSAGERYQQVNVSASGSLLAHSGGVALGQTLGETLGLVHVADTPGVGLANAPGTRTDSSGYALIPYLTPYRKNRVSLDTSGLDHSTEIENGVTNVVPRRGAVVKAEFAAQRVEKVLLNLRLEDGSLPPFGAQVVDGQQRTVGVVGPGGQVLLAFEGEAGAVTVRWGRMGDQQCQVLLALAGETPEIGYRQVSGVCRAGDVAMNVQSSGRT; via the coding sequence ATGCCCAATTCTTCCTGCCGCAGGCTCAGCGCCTGCGGCCCGACCCTGCTTGCCTGTGTGTTCGGTGCCGGCTTGCCGGTTGCCCAGGCGGCGATGTTCGACAGCAGCTTCATGCAGCCCTTTGGCGGCGGCTCGGCCGGCCCCAACCTGGACCTCGAGGCTATCGCCCACAACGCCCAGGTTCCGCCAGGCCTGCACCAGGTGACCATCCGCCTGAACCAGAGCTTCTACGACCGCCGCGAACTGCGCTTTGACGATGCCGGCAACGGCGAGGTGCGCGCCTGCCTGAGCCCGGCGATGCTCGAGGCCATGGGCGTGAAGCTGGCGGCGTTCATCGACCAGCGCGAGCTGGACACGCTGGAGTGCGTCGACCTGCAGCAGGCGGTCGAAGGTGCCCTTGTCACTTTCGACCCGGCCTACCTGGCACTGGACATCAGTGTGCCGCAGGTGGCCCTGCGCCGTGACGCAGCGGGCTACGTGGCACCGGAAGAATGGGACGCCGGCATCAACGCAGGCTTGCTCAACTACCAGTTCACCGGCTCGCAGGGGTACACGGCAGGGCAGGGCGACCACAACCAGTTCAGCCTGTACCTGAACGGCGGCCTCAACCTCGCCGGTTGGCGCCTGCGCTCCAATGGCAGCTACACCCAGGACCAGAACAACCGCCGCCAGTGGCAGCGCTCGACCAGCTACGCGCAAACCGACCTGCCCGGCAGCCTCGGCACCTTCACCCTGGGCGAGAGTTTCACCGCTGGCGACGTGTTCGACAGCCTGCCGTTTCGCGGCGTGCAGCTGGCCAGCGACATCGGCATGTTGCCCGACTCGATGCAGGGCTATGCGCCGGTGATCCGTGGCGTGGCCGAAACCCGTGCGCGGGTCGAGGTGCGCCATAACGGCTATTCGCTGTACACCACCTATGTGCCGCCCGGGCCGTTCGAGATCAACGACCTCAATGCCTCCAGCGGCAGCGGCGACCTGGAAGTGATCATCACCGAAGCGGACGGCCGTGAGCGGCGTTTCACCCAGCCCTACGCGACGCTAGGCAACCTGCTGCGCGAGAACACCTGGCGCTATGGCCTGACCTTCGGCGAGTACAACGCCGCCGACGAAAACGGCAATCGCCCGGGGTTGGCCCAGGCCACGCTGGCCTACGGCCTGCCCTATGACTACACCCTGTCCGGCGGCCTGCTGGGCAACGACTTCTACCGCGCCACGCAACTGGGCCTGGGCAAGAACCTGGGCAGCCTCGGCGCCATTTCGCTGGATGTGACCCAGGCGCGCACCGAGGGCCGAGACGGGCGCACCGATCAGGGCCGCAGCTATGGCATCCGCTACGGCAAGGCCTTCGCCACCGGCACCTCGGTGCGCTTCGCCGGCTACCGCTATTCCACCGAGGGCTACCGCGATTTCAGCGAAGCGGTATGGCAGCACCAGGGTGATGACTTCAATCGCATGACCAAACGCAGCCGGGTGCAGGCCAGTATCAACCAGAACTTCGGCAGCACCTCGCTGTACCTGAACCTCAGCCAGCAGGACTACTGGAACACTTCGCGGCGTGAACGCCAGTTGCAGCTGGGCGTCAACACCGTGCATCGCGGGGTCAGTTACGGCCTGTACGCCAGCAAGAGCCTGGTGGACTCCTACGGCCAGTCCAGTTTCATCAGCTTCAACGTGTCGATTCCCCTGGGTGGCGGCAGCAGCGGCACCCTGGCGCTGACCCGCAACAACGACGGCAGCTACGACCAGCGTGCCGGTTATCGGGGGCGTTCCGGTCACCTCAATTACGCAGTGGATGCCAGCCATGCCGAGCGTTCCGGCGGCAGCGGCTCGGCCTCGCTCAACTACCTGGCGCCGTTTGCCCAACTGGGCGCGGGGGTGAGTGCCGGCGAGCGTTACCAGCAGGTCAACGTCAGTGCTTCGGGGTCGTTGCTGGCCCACAGTGGCGGGGTCGCACTGGGCCAGACCCTGGGCGAAACCCTGGGCCTGGTGCATGTGGCCGATACGCCGGGCGTGGGCCTGGCCAACGCGCCGGGCACGCGTACTGACAGCAGCGGCTACGCGCTGATTCCCTACCTCACGCCGTACCGCAAGAACCGTGTGAGCCTCGACACCAGCGGGTTGGACCACAGCACCGAGATCGAAAACGGCGTGACCAATGTAGTGCCGCGCCGGGGCGCGGTGGTCAAGGCCGAGTTCGCCGCGCAGCGGGTGGAGAAGGTGTTGTTGAACCTGCGCCTGGAGGACGGCAGCTTGCCGCCGTTCGGGGCACAGGTGGTGGATGGTCAGCAACGAACGGTAGGTGTGGTCGGGCCTGGGGGGCAGGTGTTGCTGGCGTTCGAAGGCGAGGCGGGAGCGGTGACCGTACGCTGGGGGCGCATGGGGGATCAGCAGTGCCAGGTGTTGCTGGCGCTGGCGGGAGAGACGCCAGAGATTGGGTATCGGCAGGTGAGTGGTGTCTGTCGGGCCGGCGATGTGGCGATGAACGTCCAGAGCTCTGGTCGGACGTGA